Within Oryzias melastigma strain HK-1 linkage group LG23, ASM292280v2, whole genome shotgun sequence, the genomic segment GTGACGGGGTCTTTGGCAGAAGCTGTGTGTGTGATACCACCGCACCTCCTACGCAACACATCTCACCAGATTGTTACTGGACGCcactctctgtttacacacagCCCTCTTCAGCCTCAGAGTTTCGCCGTTTGTGTTTCACAGGCAAACCTCAACTCTGAAAACACCCGGCTCATGTCCGCCATGCTGTGTGCCGCCCTCTACCCCAACGTGGTCCAGGTAGGTGATCCGTCATCCCATCAGGAtgttctttaaagacccactctggtgaaaatggtgttttatgtcatttttctgatgttggaggATAATTCATAGattataattaaattaattaattcatactcattaaaattatgattattaataGACgattgtttctttattcattttcagaaaaaaaatgcagtttgaaacaGATCATATTGGTGACGTGGAGAGTACACTGGACAGGCTTTAACCTGTTTGGGTCAGCACTGACCCGTTTTGGTTGCATTAGAAGAATCTCTAAGTAACTTACACCTTTGTCAGGAACCTTGATTTCAACAGAAttgttctttttacattttttattttgtactctAAAAATGCTCTgattgaaattatttaatttctgATGTTAGGGTCAGTTTGACCCGGTTATATACAATAACTTCATAAGGCATTAATTAAAACCAAACACAGaattttctctgattttaaTCCTTTTAGAAGATGTAACTTCtattggtttgatttggtttattccATTGTGTTTAGATTAAAGTTCTAGTGCTGAAAAAAGGCGAATattatgtgtttttgtatgCTCTTGAAGAAAATATGTGTTGGTCAAAACTGACCGATAACATGATAGAAGTTACTAAACTTAATcatgttggaaataaaaaattgatCACGCATATTTTAGATATGGGCTCCTCAGTGAAATTTGACTTACACAATAACCTTTGTTGTATTTATGatccgcgaccccgaaagggacaaagcggttaggaaaatgaatggatggatgtatttATGATTCTCTTgcggttatttttttttaaatgtttttattgaaatctgGAGTCATACTCATTTTTTTGAAGGCTCACAGacccacagaaaaaataataataagaagaacatttttgttgataaGGAAGCCTAACAAGAGAACcaagaaatgacaaaagaaattttgatattttttttgtttttggtgtgttttaaagcatatttaagACATGGGTCAAAACAGACCCGTTAATTCTGTGGATGGCTACAAAAGAGCAAGGTTAAGCTACATTCTGAGGCATTCAGTTGCGGCATACCATcaactaaaaagaacaaaaaaacaaaaaaaaacacatctcttggacgggtcaaaatgacccgactagatccatgtacgtatttgttttcctcttctgagctgcaTCTGACTCTAAACCAGCGGTCTGCAGCTCTAGATCCTCATGCTGCTCTCTTACCCCTCCACAGttgctctctggctaaagaaaaatgaaatagtaCATTTGAAAAGTAAGGGTTGCTAGCATTGATTTAACTTATTTTAGTGAAGTTTACAGCTGAGGTGAACCTAGAAGATgaactgttttggtttttatatCCCAGCTGACATCATTAAGCCTCGTTTGCTCTAGACTTCCTCCAGACTGCATAGATTACAAATACTcggcaaaactttggtaaaaagagtaactaaaatatatagatttgtgTATTCTTCATATCATTAACCAATAATGTTTCATGTTAATGCTTCAGTTAACAGTAGTTAGAAGGAAAAAGGATGACGGCTCACCAAAGTAAAACTAAAGTCAAATACATTTGCTTCACTGGCATGTTCCTGTTTGGGgcaggaagtcttattttgaaagaaagttgtatgagcttctgtcaaaagaaaaaattacacttttagaAAATTCcattttatcttaatatttatgtatttattcaaatccaaaaataaacatacttcatatttattattaaaaaaatgaaaatgtaatgatGGAAAGTAGTATCAAATTTtctaaaagggtaaaaaaaaaaaagttttgcggCTCCCATtaggttttgataccaaacaggcccaaacggctcttttactggcaaaggttgcagacccctgacctaaaccgagcagctggatagctccaaaatcgctcgccatttttgttacaccactaatgttaggttaggaggggctgtaagctagcataaaaagacgGATGACGGGAAGAGGCAAATtactaatgaactactgccactctgcagaaactttgtcctagaaaattgcagttttttttttttttaatttaggctaaaaacagaatagtcaccactgggaacaatttaaaaatagcttaaaaaaatgattaagagTGGGTCTTTGATGAATGGAAATCTTGTTTGTGATCCAGGTCCGAGCTCCTCAGGGGAACTTCAAGATGACGAGCACGGGAGCCATGAAAATGCAGCCCAAAGCCAACGAGCTGCGCTTCGCCACCAAGAACGACGGATACGTTCACATCCACCCCTCATCCGTCAACTATACGGTGAGAATAGCAGAACCTCGACatccacacattaaaaaaaaaaaaaaaagctaatgcGTTCTCCCCTTTAGGTGCGTCACTACGACAGCCCCTACCTGGTTTACCACGAGAAGGTGAAGACGAGCCGCGTCTTCATCAGAGACTGCAGCATGGCGTCCGTGTACCCGCTGGTGCTGCTCGGGGGAGGCCAGATAGACGTGGAGCTGCGGCACGGACAGTTCGTCATCTCcctggatgacggatggatccAATTTGCTGCTGCATCCCATCAGgtcaaaaaaattacatctCTTGTTGACGGGTCAAAATGACCCAATGAGATGTTTGTGTTAAGAGATTCTCTTTTATATTCCATTTATCTGTACTTCTGTCATCAATTCGAAAGTCATTTTCCTTATGAACTTAaataaggcttttattttgtaaagcgTGATATGATGAGTAATTATTTTGTAGACActtataaaacatataaaccatAAAACCtgcacttttaaataaagtttacttgcttttatgttaaaaacaaaaaacaaatttttaatggGTCATTTTGACCTGCTgatggaaaaactaaaaaaaatccccaaatgtatcaaacagattttctatttgtttgtaTCAGGTGGCTGAGCTGATGAAGGGGCTGCGCTGGGAGCTGGACCGACTCCTGGAGGACAAAATCAAGAACCCCAGCATGGACCTGTGCAGCTGCCCGCGCGGCTCTCGCATCATCCACATGATCGTCCACCTCATAAGCACCCAGTAGCTGCACTAGCCCCTCCCCcgtctgccccctacaggtctGCATGCACGGAGCTCTGCTGCGCTAATCATGattcagattttaaatatttttccaagcTAATTACGTGAAACTTCCTTAACCATGTGCATGATTTAGCTCCTTACgacgctttattttgaaagtttgccTTTGAAGTTCTATGCAGATGATCGTTGtctgggcttttttttagttcatgttAGGTTGTGTCGCTCTCACAACCGTGAAGTTTGTATTCTTGGGTCCATATTGGATCTCTTAAACCTCAACGCCTGGTTCTTCCTTTAGTGTGATGCATGATGGAGATCCAGGAGCTGCTGCATGGAATTCACTCGTCTGGTTTACATTTGCTGAATGTACTTTAATGTTAAAGTGATGATGTCATAACCGCGCCTTCACTATGTGAACGCAAGGGCTTCGGATATCAGGACAGGAGACGCCAAAGACCTTTGGAAGatgtcaacaacaaaaaaattaagtttatgtgcaaaaaaaaaaagacaaattaaagtgTTAACTGGAGGTTACTGGTTGTAAGTtctttgaataatttaaaaacgtTTAAATGAACATGCTGGTATCCAGCTCgttcattttgaaagaaaatgctcatttatttctgtttttaaatattcattctgaaaattaatttgataattttgcagttttatcCCCCAAAATTTTCCATTTAAGAATAGGTAATGATCCTTCAGAAACCTGAAAGAATGCATGTAATTCATGAGGATCTTTTGgcatcaattttaatttttgaatcctttaaaacaaattagcaccaaatttaagctaaatacatttgtgtcagctgttttaaaagtaacattttattccagaatttcaccaaaatgtttgtattttctcataaaaatgagGGGAAAGTTTCTTGAATGAAATGATTTGGTTGTAAAGCTCAACTAGACAGTATTTCAGCTTCTATAGGATGAACTGCTCACAGGCGACTCTTTACCACCCCCTGGTGGACAGATTTAAGATGACACTTTGTTGCAGTTGAAGACTCTTGACATCTTAcattatcaacatttttattccaaagTGTGTAGTTATGGGctatgacaaaaatgtttggcagttgacaaatttagagtttgaaaagttactttttctACAACTTTTTGGCAAATATAAAGCACTTCAGAATTTACTGCAGATGTTTTTAGTgacaaaaaaagccaacatttatttttaccatcATCCTAAAGGGACCACactcattttctaaactttcaGTCTATTATAGGCAATAGTTgcagaaaaaacttttaaaaaaaaaaatgggaatgaACAAATACTGTTGAAGGCCCTGTTTTACACACTTATCCTGTCGAATGCATAAACATCACTGCACCAGAAACctgcaaatataaatattttctctttaaaaatgttctaacatGGTCCAAACGTTGCTCATTCTGGTGGTTTCTTGTTGGCCTCCACATCCTTCTTGAAAGCTTCAATTTTCTTTGCTATGTTGGGAACCTGCGAATGACAGGAAatgagatgaaaacaaacatacttggttttattttaacttaaggAAACTGAACTAAGATATTGAAATCTTATCTGAGACCAACTGAGCgtgatttgagtaaaaaaaaatatatttttagaataaaaaaacatgttttatcattcagagatttgattttttttaatagtctcCTTAAGGTAAAATAGTCATTATTTGGAAGCCatataaattctaaaatatcaaataagctgtacatttatttctaaatttgaaaaaaaagctttttgtcaaaaaatgtaatgtaaatgcCAGTTACACTACAAAAATATCACTATAGGTTATACATTAATACATAAAtagggaataaaaataaaatagtgtcagtggaaataatctaaatttacaaaatattacagattttatttttgtgacattttaaagctttttcttttttttaaattaaccaatATCATCTGAACTTTActataaatgaagaaaaaacttgttaaaagtTTTTCCAAGCAACAAAATTGAGGAggaaacaacacatttatttaaatgtttttaaagccaGAAATCGTTTCGgttttttgcgaaaaaaaaaatcttataaacNNNNNNNNNNNNNNNNNNNNNNNNNNNNNNNNNNNNNNNNNNNNNNNNNNNNNNNNNNNNNNNNNNNNNNNNNNNNNNNNNNNNNNNNNNNNNNNNNNNNNNNNNNNNNNNNNNNNNNNNNNNNNNNNNNNNNNNaaatgtttttaaagctagAAATCGTTTCGgttttttgcgaaaaaaaaaaaattcttataaacacacttttgtttgtaaatacaaaacatattaacatttgtgaatattttaattGCATCTGCTAAATATAGAAAACAGATATCCAAAACTAGCTTGGTTATGTTTTAATCTGCAAAATCAGTAAAGTTGGAtgaaatatttagctaaaaaaaacaataacaaaatcaaacattttcgcCGTTAAATAAAGTTACGAAACTCCGATATTATCAGGAGCCACACCTTAgaacaatagaaaacaaaactcaCCTCATAGTTTTGAGCAATGTACATTCCCACAACGTTCCCCAAGGTGAAGCCCgcctaaaaatacattaatagtATTAAAAACCTGAGGTAGATTGCAACttttcatttatataattttaagagTACAATCCTTCACACATACTATTTAGTGTCAGCAACTTTAGAGCAAACACAACTGCTGTTAGCTTAATTAGCACTAAGCTAACACTGTTTACACCACGACTAATTCACTATAAGatgtaaatattttcatatttctcACCAGAAACTGCAGCATGATGACGTAAATCAATCCAAAAAGTTCCACACGAGAACTGAAAATGAATGACAGGCAAGTTAATTCAACGCTAAAGACCAAAATCTAGCAAGTCAGCGAGCCATTCGCTGTTATCTATATGTACGCATGCGCGAGAATTTACACTATCGCGATATTTTCTCGTGAGCTGGAAAGTAGTTTTTCCTTTACTTTGATGTGTTATTTTACCCATCACCGAACTACAACTCCCAGCGTGCGCTGACGTCCTTCTAGCGGGTCTTGTTGCAATGGTGGAGACGGAGGGACATTGAATGACTTTGGCTCCATCACCAAACGgcttctttatttgtttaaataccCCAAAACCGGAGGGATGGAGACGCTCATCCCCGTCATAAACAAGCTCCAAGACGTGTTCAACACCGTGGGGGCAGATATCATACAGCTGCCGCAGATTGCAGTCGTGGGAACTCAGGTAAAAACCGCTAGTTTCTGGGTtcagaagcggctgtcatgcTAGCAAACCTCATAACCTTTCTCTAATTATGcagaaaatatacaattttatatttattgatccatattttaattttatttcttaaaatggaCTTCCGGTACCCATAAGTCATTCCTTTCAATTCTATTTATCATTAATTGCTACTAAACTCAAATTTATTGTGATTTTGCTCATTATTAGCAACTAACAGGTTAGGTTGAGGTGCAGGCGGCTCCACCTGACCTAAATCTTCCTATATTTGGGTTTTGTTGGTGTTCAGAAataatttttctatatttatgtCTCCAGAGCAGTGGGAAGAGCTCTGTGTTGGAGAGCCTGGTGGGCAGAGACCTGCTGCCCCGGGGGACCGGCATCGTCACTAGGCGACCCCTCATCCTCCAGCTGGTCCATGTGGATGCTGGAGATGCCAGGAAGAACGAGGATGGAGGTGAGCGCCGTCTCATCCACCTGCTATTGAGGGACTTCCAGTTGTTTGGGACAGCATCTTCCAGACTCTGGGGCAtcatttaaaatccttaaaatgtcACCTCCTGTGTTTTAATGTAACTGTAGGCAAAGAGGTGCAAGAGTGGGGCAAGTTTCTGCACACCAAGGGCAAGGTTGGAATTGATTTAATCTTCAACCATTCCACTGCGTGTCCACGCCTGCTGCTTGTCCTTGAATCtcccctgattttttttttttttttttgtagatctTCACAGATTTCGATGAGATCCGGCTGGAGATCGAACAGGAAACAGAGCGAATTTCTGGAAATAATAAGGTAAGACGAAGATGAAGAAGggatgatggacagatggaaTTGAAGAAAGTTCTGTCTACAAACCAGAATGGAAATGTGGAAATACAGATGATAAATAATCTGCAGACAGCTGGATTTTGTTGGCTATAAACcctaaaaaagttatttaaatactcatttttcaaaataaaagaatttaaatggAATGTCAAAAGCATTTACTTCTATTTTCAAtagttttcaagaaaaaaagtattttattttcacttaactttgaaataaatactttaattatAAACTACATTTCACcggacaaagacaaaaaaagaaatgttggttTCAGCTCATTTGTGAATGGCTCACTGAGTGAAAAGTTACATATTTTCCAGCTGGATATGGAAAAACTCTTCTTAAGATCagataaaaaatggaaaaatagtggAAAATGTGAAATTCAGGGCTTCACGTCTTCCCATCTGTGGTCAAGACAGGGAGGGATTTTGGAtcgtttcaaaataaaggtccaGTTTTAGGGACAGAAATCAGAAAAATTTAGCAGACAAGGTAGAGAATGTTTAATCAAATCATCATTTTATCTATTCTCAAAGTGCTCCTGAGGGCCTTCCTTTTTctgattatactttttttttgccaaattaaaaaaaagtgttgtttatttGGAAACAGGGAAATAATTAAAGCCTGATAAACCTATTATAATGGCTGTTTTACTTTAATATGAAATGTCCTCAATTAGAGTTTCAGTTTGCTTAAAAGTTTCGTTTTCAgtacaaatttaatttatttattattatatatctAATaattcataggttaattggtgactctaaattgcccctaggtgtgcgtGTGAGAatgaatgggtgtgtgactgaggccctgcgacggactggcgacctgtccagggtgtaccccgccttcgcccatcagcagccgggataggctccggcacccccgcgaccccgaaagggaagaagcggtcaggaaaatggatggatggatatctaataatttaaagagaaacatAAGCCTCTAGAAATCGTCtcatttttagttcttttagGTCATATTTCCTGTAAAAagtgtttcataaataaagtttttattgaaaaatatctgttttttttggaaattgttGCTCAGTGAGACATGTTTTATACAGGGGATCAGCGAGGAGCCCATCCACCTAAAGATCTTCTCCCCCTTTGTGGTCAACCTCACTCTGGTGGATCTGCCAGGAATCACAAAGGTAACCTGTTCTGATgtttgtacatgaaatgtgctatacaaataaacttgccttgccttgatctggaagctcctcccacaagccAAGATGAGCCTTGAATCATCTGACAATCTTAGTTTCTTCCTGTGAAATGGCTTTATATCtgcaaaagtgacatttttttatgcttgaaGTTTTGAATGTATGTTCTGTGAACGCCCAGGGTTTGATTCCATTCTCCACAGGTGCCTGTGGGCGATCAACCTCAGGACATTGAGATCCAGATCCGAGACCTGATC encodes:
- the stmp1 gene encoding short transmembrane mitochondrial protein 1; this encodes MLQFLAGFTLGNVVGMYIAQNYEVPNIAKKIEAFKKDVEANKKPPE